Proteins from one Astatotilapia calliptera chromosome 8, fAstCal1.2, whole genome shotgun sequence genomic window:
- the LOC113027892 gene encoding gap junction delta-3 protein-like — protein sequence MGEWGFIGGFFDILQTESPMLGRFWLVLMLVFRIVILGTVASDMFEDEQEEFTCNTLQPGCKQVCYDLAFPISQYRFWVFHIVLIATPSLLYLVYATHQHNKSANPSPSKKRSSRENREEKALRTLYIITLISRIVAEIGFLFVQWYLYGFKVEAQFPCDRFPCPYTVDCFTSRPAEKTVFLLFYFAVGVISAFSSVVELLYSSGKWFCSNQKKLDLYDQCDCENLHNLKQEETEEKAAVKMTSESTASSARAKKGSVRSSYSRKVYSSGHKCKSPPGKYVSASRLTL from the coding sequence ATGGGTGAGTGGGGCTTCATCGGTGGATTCTTCGATATCCTCCAGACCGAGTCGCCGATGCTGGGTCGTTTCTGGCTCGTCCTCATGCTGGTGTTTAGGATAGTGATCCTGGGAACTGTGGCCAGTGACATGTTTGAGGACGAGCAGGAGGAATTTACCTGTAACACCCTCCAGCCAGGATGTAAGCAGGTGTGTTATGACTTGGCTTTCCCCATCTCCCAGTACAGATTCTGGGTGTTTCATATAGTCCTCATCGCTACACCTTCTCTGCTTTACCTCGTGTACGCCACACACCAGCATAACAAGAGTGCCAACCCCTCTCCATCGAAGAAAAGGAGCAGCAGGgagaacagagaagaaaaagctTTAAGGACACTCTACATTATCACTCTGATCTCCCGCATAGTGGCAGAAATCGGCTTCTTATTTGTCCAGTGGTATCTCTACGGCTTCAAGGTGGAGGCCCAGTTCCCATGTGACCGATTTCCCTGCCCCTACACGGTGGACTGCTTCACCTCCCGACCTGCAGAGAAAAcagtcttcctcctcttctactTTGCTGTAGGGGTGATATCAGCATTTTCCAGCGTTGTGGAGCTTCTCTATAGCTCTGGGAAGTGGTTTTGCTCAAATCAGAAGAAATTGGATCTGTATGACCAATGTGACTGCGAGAACCTCCACAACCTCAAGCAAGAGGAGACAGAGGAGAAAGCAGCAGTAAAGATGACGTCAGAAAGCACAGCCAGCAGTGCGAGAGCAAAGAAGGGATCAGTGAGAAGCAGCTACAGTCGAAAGGTCTACAGCAGTGGTCACAAGTGCAAAAGTCCACCAGGAAAATATGTGAGCGCCTCGAGGCTTACATTGTGA
- the LOC113027887 gene encoding gap junction delta-3 protein-like, translating into MGEWGFIGGFFDALQTHSPMLGRFWLVLVLVFRIVILETVASDMFEDEQEEFTCNTLQPGCKQVCYDLAFPISQYRFWVFHIVLIATPSLLYLIYATHQHHKRANRSSSRKKTSRENREEKTLRALYIITLIFRIMAEIGFLFVQWRLYGFKVEAHFPCSRSPCPLTVECFTSRPAEKTIFLLFYFAVGVVSAFSSIVELLYSSKKWFCSNQKHLELDDHCDCEYLLNHKPEKTEEKPGEKTSSVQVKKESVTSTSSRKASNTGNRTKSPRGKYGFCQPFTMLRSAGTL; encoded by the exons ATGGGTGAGTGGGGCTTCATCGGTGGATTCTTCGATGCCCTCCAGACACACTCGCCGATGCTGGGTCGTTTCTGGCTCGTCCTCGTGCTGGTGTTTAGGATAGTTATCTTGGAAACCGTGGCCAGTGACATGTTTGAGGACGAGCAGGAGGAATTTACCTGTAACACCCTCCAGCCAGGATGTAAGCAGGTGTGTTATGACTTGGCTTTCCCCATCTCCCAGTACAGATTCTGGGTGTTTCATATAGTCCTCATCGCTACACCTTCTCTGCTTTACCTCATATATGCAACACATCAGCATCACAAGAGAGCCAACCGCTCCTCGTCGAGGAAAAAGACCAGCAGGgagaacagagaagaaaaaactttAAGGGCACTCTACATTATCACTCTGATCTTCCGCATAATGGCAGAAATTGGCTTTTTATTTGTCCAGTGGCGCCTCTACGGCTTCAAGGTGGAGGCCCATTTTCCATGTAGTCGTTCTCCCTGCCCCCTGACAGTGGAGTGCTTCACTTCTCGACCTGCAGAGAAAAcaatcttcctcctcttctactTTGCTGTAGGGGTAGTATCAGCATTTTCCAGCATTGTGGAGCTTCTCTACAGCTCTAAGAAGTGGTTTTGCTCAAATCAAAAGCACTTAGAACTAGATGACCACTGTGACTGCGAGTACCTCCTCAACCACAAGCCAGAGAAGACAGAGGAGAAACCAGGAGAAAAGACAAGCAGTGTGCAAGTGAAGAAGGAATCAGTGACAAGCACCTCCAGTCGAAAGGCCTCCAACACTGGGAACAGGACCAAGAGTCCAAGAGGAAAATAT GGATTCTGCCAGCCCTTCACCATGCTCAGGTCAGCAGGAACTTTATAA
- the LOC113027873 gene encoding gap junction delta-3 protein-like, protein MGEWGFIGGFFDALQTESPMLGRFWLFLMLVFRIVILGTVASDMFEDEQAEFICNTLQPGCKQVCYDLAFPISQYRFWVFHIVLIATPSLLFLVYATHQHKKSANPPPSSKRWSSENREEKALRRLYIITVIFRLVAEIVFLFTQWYLYGFEVKAYFECSRSPCPLTVKCYTSRPAEKTIFLFFYFIVGVISAFSSFFELLYSSRKWFCSNDEDKIYYCDCENLHNLEKEETQEKSGGNTLSESTASSVKVKKGSVRSSSGRKVYCKCKSPRGKYVRRKMLMV, encoded by the coding sequence ATGGGTGAGTGGGGCTTCATCGGTGGATTCTTCGATGCCCTCCAGACTGAGTCGCCGATGCTGGGTCGTTTCTGGCTCTTCCTCATGCTGGTGTTTAGGATAGTGATCCTGGGAACTGTGGCCAGTGACATGTTTGAGGACGAGCAGGCGGAATTTATCTGTAACACCCTCCAGCCAGGATGTAAGCAGGTGTGTTATGACTTAGCTTTCCCCATCTCCCAGTACAGATTCTGGGTGTTTCATATAGTCCTCATTGCTACACCTTCTCTGCTTTTCCTCGTGTACGCCACACACCAGCATAAAAAGAGTGCTAATCCCCCCCCATCGAGTAAAAGGTGGAGCAGCgagaacagagaagaaaaagctTTAAGGAGGCTTTACATTATCACTGTGATCTTCCGCTTGGTGGCAGAAATTGTCTTTCTATTTACCCAGTGGTATCTCTACGGCTTTGAGGTAAAAGCCTATTTTGAATGTAGTCGTTCTCCCTGCCCCCTGACAGTGAAGTGCTACACCTCCCGGCCTGCAGAGAAGAcaatctttctcttcttctactTTATTGTAGGGGTGATATCAGCATTTTCCAGCTTTTTTGAGCTTCTTTACAGCTCTCGAAAGTGGTTTTGCTCAAACGACGAGGACAAAATCTACTACTGTGACTGCGAGAACCTCCACAACCTCGAGAAAGAGGAGACACAGGAGAAATCGGGAGGAAATACGTTGTCAGAGAGCACAGCCAGCAGTGTGAAAGTGAAGAAGGGATCAGTGAGAAGCAGCTCCGGTCGAAAGGTCTATTGCAAGTGCAAGAGTCCAAGAGGAAAATATGTGAGAAGGAAGATGCTTATGGTGTGA